In Scyliorhinus torazame isolate Kashiwa2021f chromosome 18, sScyTor2.1, whole genome shotgun sequence, the following are encoded in one genomic region:
- the LOC140395727 gene encoding luc7-like protein 3 isoform X2, whose amino-acid sequence MLSNAQLLDELMGRDRNLAPDEKRQNVRWDDESVCKYFLCGFCPAELFTNTRSDLGPCEKIHDDNLRKYYEKSSRFMKVGYEKDFLRYLQNLMADVERRIRRGHARLALSQNTTTGTTTGGPVSKNEEKGQVLTEKIEELLEQIEELGSEGKVEEAQGMMKLVEQLKDEREQLRSASSTIESFAAQEKQMEVCEVCGAFLIVGDAQSRVDDHLMGKQHMGYAKIKATVEELKKVRKKTEEPERDDKLKREREERELEREREREEREKKRRREEEEKEREREARRRRSHSRSRHSHSSRTSDRRRSRSRERKRSRSKEREKKRSRGEDHRSRERSERSRDRSERKHRSRSRERRRSRSRDVRSHKHRSRSREKERRSKDKERRDSDELMKSSWKPSQTDREIAEAQADPMEVDTTKSEVNGRDEDLKSEGDTQSN is encoded by the exons GTGTGTAAATATTTCCTGTGTGGATTCTGTCCGGCCGAGTTATTCACTAATACACGCTCTGATTTGG GTCCCTGTGAAAAGATTCACGATGACAACCTGCGCAAATA TTACGAGAAGAGCTCTCGTTTTATGAAAGTGGGATACGAGAAGGATTTCCTGCGTTACCTGCAAAATCTGATGGCAGATGTGGAGCGGCGGATTCGCCGAGGTCACGCTCGGTTGGCACTGTCCCAAAACACCACAACTGGAACGACG ACTGGAGGACCTGTGAGTAAGAATGAAGAGAAAGGCCAGGTTCTAACAGAGAAAATTGAAGAACTCCTGGAACAG ATTGAGGAACTGGGTTCTGAGGGGAAGGTGGAAGAGGCCCAGGGGATGATGAAACTTGTGGAGCAACTGAAGGATGAGCGAGAGCAACTGCGATCCGCCAGCTCG ACCATCGAGAGCTTTGCGGCCCAGGAGAAGCAGATggaggtgtgcgaagtgtgcggcgCATTCCTCATCGTGGGAGATGCACAGTCCAGGGTTGATGATCACTTAATGGGGAAGCAGCACATGGGCTATGCGAAGATCAAAGCAACAGTTGAGGAACTGAAG AAGGTCCGGAAGAAGACCGAAGAGCCAGAACGTGATGACAAATTAAAACGAGAGAGAGAAGAACGGGAGCTGGaacgggagcgagagagggaggaacGGGAGAAGAAACGGCGGAgggaagaggaggagaaggagcgCGAGCGAGAGGCGCGGCGGAGAAGGAGCCATTCGCGGAGCCGGCATTCCCATTCCAGCCGCACGTCTGACAGGAGGCGAAGCAGGTCCCGAGAGCGCAAACGGTCACGCAGTAAGGAACGGGAAAAGAAACGGAGCAG GGGTGAAGATCACCGAAGCAGAGAGCGCTCGGAGAGGAGCAGAGACCGGTCGGAAAGGAAACACCGGTCTCGGAGTCGAGAACGCCGCAGATCACGGAGCCGGGATGTCAGGTCACACAAACacaggagcaggagcagggagaAAGAAAGGAGGTCAAAGGACAAAG AGAGGAGAGATTCTGATGAATTGATGAAAAGCAGTTGGAAACccagccagacagacagagagattgcaGAGGCTCAGGCTGACCCCATGGAGGTGGACACCACTAAAAGCGAGGTCAATGGGAGAGACGAAGACCTAAAATCTGAAGGTGACACTCAGTCCAATTAA
- the LOC140395727 gene encoding luc7-like protein 3 isoform X1: protein MLSNAQLLDELMGRDRNLAPDEKRQNVRWDDESVCKYFLCGFCPAELFTNTRSDLGPCEKIHDDNLRKYYEKSSRFMKVGYEKDFLRYLQNLMADVERRIRRGHARLALSQNTTTGTTTGGPVSKNEEKGQVLTEKIEELLEQIEELGSEGKVEEAQGMMKLVEQLKDEREQLRSASSTIESFAAQEKQMEVCEVCGAFLIVGDAQSRVDDHLMGKQHMGYAKIKATVEELKEKVRKKTEEPERDDKLKREREERELEREREREEREKKRRREEEEKEREREARRRRSHSRSRHSHSSRTSDRRRSRSRERKRSRSKEREKKRSRGEDHRSRERSERSRDRSERKHRSRSRERRRSRSRDVRSHKHRSRSREKERRSKDKERRDSDELMKSSWKPSQTDREIAEAQADPMEVDTTKSEVNGRDEDLKSEGDTQSN, encoded by the exons GTGTGTAAATATTTCCTGTGTGGATTCTGTCCGGCCGAGTTATTCACTAATACACGCTCTGATTTGG GTCCCTGTGAAAAGATTCACGATGACAACCTGCGCAAATA TTACGAGAAGAGCTCTCGTTTTATGAAAGTGGGATACGAGAAGGATTTCCTGCGTTACCTGCAAAATCTGATGGCAGATGTGGAGCGGCGGATTCGCCGAGGTCACGCTCGGTTGGCACTGTCCCAAAACACCACAACTGGAACGACG ACTGGAGGACCTGTGAGTAAGAATGAAGAGAAAGGCCAGGTTCTAACAGAGAAAATTGAAGAACTCCTGGAACAG ATTGAGGAACTGGGTTCTGAGGGGAAGGTGGAAGAGGCCCAGGGGATGATGAAACTTGTGGAGCAACTGAAGGATGAGCGAGAGCAACTGCGATCCGCCAGCTCG ACCATCGAGAGCTTTGCGGCCCAGGAGAAGCAGATggaggtgtgcgaagtgtgcggcgCATTCCTCATCGTGGGAGATGCACAGTCCAGGGTTGATGATCACTTAATGGGGAAGCAGCACATGGGCTATGCGAAGATCAAAGCAACAGTTGAGGAACTGAAG GAGAAGGTCCGGAAGAAGACCGAAGAGCCAGAACGTGATGACAAATTAAAACGAGAGAGAGAAGAACGGGAGCTGGaacgggagcgagagagggaggaacGGGAGAAGAAACGGCGGAgggaagaggaggagaaggagcgCGAGCGAGAGGCGCGGCGGAGAAGGAGCCATTCGCGGAGCCGGCATTCCCATTCCAGCCGCACGTCTGACAGGAGGCGAAGCAGGTCCCGAGAGCGCAAACGGTCACGCAGTAAGGAACGGGAAAAGAAACGGAGCAG GGGTGAAGATCACCGAAGCAGAGAGCGCTCGGAGAGGAGCAGAGACCGGTCGGAAAGGAAACACCGGTCTCGGAGTCGAGAACGCCGCAGATCACGGAGCCGGGATGTCAGGTCACACAAACacaggagcaggagcagggagaAAGAAAGGAGGTCAAAGGACAAAG AGAGGAGAGATTCTGATGAATTGATGAAAAGCAGTTGGAAACccagccagacagacagagagattgcaGAGGCTCAGGCTGACCCCATGGAGGTGGACACCACTAAAAGCGAGGTCAATGGGAGAGACGAAGACCTAAAATCTGAAGGTGACACTCAGTCCAATTAA